The Triticum aestivum cultivar Chinese Spring chromosome 5A, IWGSC CS RefSeq v2.1, whole genome shotgun sequence genomic sequence AATCCATACTGACTTTGCAGAGAAAATGTAAACAAAATCGGTGTATATGAATTTAATCCGACGAGTTCCAAGTCAGCTCACTCATCCACTGGTCCTAATCACGTTTACCTAATCCACATAAGTAAATAAACAAAATGTCATGAACTCCCCGTGTCAAACCACGATGGAAACTAGCAATGGGGGGATGCGCTGACCTGAAGAGCCGACACTTGGGCGATGGACGCTGCACCGATGAGCAAGACGGCTCGGCGCTACGGGAGGTTTGCTGGGTGGGAGTATTCCAGGCGGGGCCACAACCGGCGGGGGAGGACTGCCGCGGGGCCGGGATCCGGCTGCGGTTTCGTGCAGAGGGGCTCTTGACGGCGCAGATCCAGCAACGGGGGGCTGGCCGCGCTGGACGGGGATCCGACGACGAAGTGCTGGCGCGGGGCGGAGCACTTGGCGACGCACATCCGGCGGCGGAGGGCTCGCGCGGGGCGGGGCTCTTCGCGGGGCACATCCGGCGATGAAGGACTGTGACAGTCGACGGCGTGGAGACCGGCGGCCGGCATGGTGGGGCACTTGGCGGGGAGAAACCGGTAGTCCACGGCGTGGCAAGCGGCGGACGCCGTCGTTAGAGGAGATGAGTGGATCGGGGATGAGACTGGATCGGGGTTGAGACGAATGGACATATTGCGAGCGGAAATAAAAAAATGACGGATCTACCCTTTAAAATTCTAATTGGTCCAACTAAAATTATGTACTGGTCCCACGTTATATGTAATTGCCTGTAATTTTAGTTTTATAACTCCTCGTAACTCCTATTTTCCCACCGTTAGATTAGGCTGGATGGACAGTTCGTAAAATCGCCAATCACCTTAACAGTTGTACTCTCTTTAAGCAAAAGTCTTGTTGATGCTAAATTTTTTTTGTAGCTCTGAATTTAGGAATCACTTACCCGCAACAGTGTGTTTATGATTTGGCAAGATTTCTAGCTATCTAACATATAATTACTTTTCCTTTTTACAAACTCAAAGTTGTTGATCCTGATGTCTTACTGATTAGAAGCAATAATACACATTTGCCTGGTGACATGACTTGATATTCTGATAGAGGGGTCGTGTGTAATAGAATTAATGCATATAGTTTAAATGCACTGCCATATTCTACTGCTTTCTCATTTTTTGTGCGTCTGATATTGTAGCACTAGCATGTTTCATTTTGATCGTTGAGATATAAATTCTCTCTTTCCTTCTTTAATATGTAATTCGAGTGTGTTACTTTGCCTTTTCTATTGCCAATACAAAAGTATTAGAACTTAATTTATTTGTCTTCCATAAGATGGCATTTTCTTTTCTTTGAGTGCAAGGATTCAAATATAATTAGTACTGGGTTTTCATGGTCATTCAAGTTGGGTGCTGAGTGGATACTATGGTAAGCTTAATTAAATAACTATGAGTACTATGTAAATAGTAGTTCAACAAATACTTAGTCACTACTTTGTAAATTGTAGTTCAACGGATAGTCCATCTGTAAATGCGCCAAAACTTCCTTTTGAAATTTGTATCCTCAAGTTTCAAAGCATTTCATTTGTGAAGCATAGGTCGACTGCCATATGACTGAGAAAAACACTATCCATTTTTGCACAAAGCTATATGTATATAGTAGTCATGTAGAGACGTTAACAAATATGGCAGCATAATTAATGCGTACAGTCTTGCCTCAAGAGATGCGCCCAGGACGCGTCCCAGCCACTAATGCTGACAAAATGACCCTAACATAGTATCGTATATTTGTATGTACTACTTACATTAAATATTAACCAGTGATACATATTAATTGAGGTTTGTCTATGGCATATATAGATGTGCCcaagttattgcacatctaaatgagtgaatcaagcataaagaggaaaaaaaatgaaaagaaatatCCACACGAATCTCCGTGTAAAAATCAATGTCATAgtacttagatgtgcaatacttatggcataTCTAGATGTGATTTAGCCAAACTGTATTAATTGATGATGCAAACATATATGTCTTCTCTCTGCAGCAAAAAATAAGAAGATAAAGTAAAATAGAATACAAATCACGCGTAAAACATGGCTGCAGCACCAGCCACCAGCAGAGGCGCGAAGCCGTTTCCCGTTGCCACCATCCTCAGCCTCAATCTTGTTGCGGGCACCGAGTTGAAGAACAACGGCCCGTTATTATACCCAGGACCGCCGTTGTACCCGAAGCCTCCGCAGCATCCGCCGAAGAAGCCCTGGTCTCCGTTGAACCCACCGAGGCCGCCGCCGGGCACCGTCTGCCCGCCGTATCCACCGCCGAAGCCGAGGCCTTCCGCGCCGGGAAGTGTCTCGGGTACCGGCACGGGCAGCGGGATTTTCTTCGACGCCGTGGCCATCGGTGGCGTCGCCGGTGTGGCTGCGGGTGTGGGAGCCGGTGAACCAAGCGGCACACTTGCGGCAGCTCGGACGGGTACGTTGTCTGCGCTTGCCGCTGTCGTGGTCGGCTGAGGCACCATCGTGTCAGCGGAGCATGGTTGAAGTGAGCACATCCACGACGTGGCCAGAACGAGCGCCACCAGTGCGAGGCTCCATGGGTACATGCGGTTGCGAGCCATAGTGTAGGGGATGTATGTTGGCGACGGAGAAGAAGATGCTAGTGTACCGATGATTTATGGAGTGATGTTGGTGGGAAAAATAGGGGAGAAAAGAGTACGTGGGGAGATAGGCTACTCCATCTAACACATCGCTTTAGTACCGTTGGCCCGTCGAGTCAAAATTCAGCTGAGAAAGCAGAGTGGTGGCAGGCAATTCAGTACTTCACTACAGAGGCAGACGCTTAAAGCAGGAAAAATGCACATTGTGGATGCTCTAAAGACAACCACGTAGAAATCAGCCTCCTCACATTTTCCTTGTTCATCTACCAAGTCGAGGTCTTGTTCGGCATAACCAGTAGGTCTGTGTACTTGATCTTCTTGCCTGCCTGCATGCAAAGAATTTATACGAGTGCATGCTTTCGTTAATTAGTTAAGCAAGCAGTTGCCTCAAAATCTACCTCTTCATTCGTCCCACATAAGAGTTGAGACATTTTATATTGCTTAATGGTCAGATATTTTTGGTTACTTTTAGCATTTTTTCAGCACTTTAACTATGtgtaagtttttttttcaaaaatgattcAGATATATCATCAAAGTTCAGCGGAAGGACAAACCATCTCGAACATAATAAAACTTACATTGAGATTCTAAGACCCCAAACAAACACTATTGCCGCCAGAAGGAGCCGCCGACTCGCCGTTGTCACTGCTCCCCtactggagccggcttgaccttgtcgctgacagccgggaagtcttcgtgcacgtgcctcTAAGGATCAGCACCCTGTAGCCTCATCCACAATCGTTGAATCCTTGTTTACATCTGTAGCACCTGACACTAAATATCGATAtacgacgagaaaccctaacctcaccgcCCCGAAGAGATGGTAGGAATTTACGAATGAGCTCCGTCGACTACGTCCAGACAGACGTACTCAAAGAGTATCGGAGCCCGGAAAACAAACTTTAAGAAGTAGCGCCGCCATCCGCCCGAGAACCTCCCCTGCAATGACTAAAAGACCCTAACCTAAACTACAGAGGCACCTGGATTCCCCTTCCCGCCACCTGCCGCAGGAGCGGCAAGCAGAGGGGAGGCAAATCCAGGGGCTCGCTGACGTAGTTTTGAGAGAAGAGTTTGCCCAaggtgcctggtttttaaattttggCAACATAATTTTCTGATAGCAgattattttgccatgattgaCTATGCTTTTCTTTTCTGGTGTTGTTTCATGGCTTTTTGCACAGAATTTTTTACTTGCCCCTTATGGGGCAATTCGGTTTTCCTATTGAGCTGGAAGCCAGTTATCCATTGCCTTTTCTTAAAAGTTTATACgtatttttgcttttattttatttcctttatcGGTATTTTTAGGATGTCGGGTCAGTGTACATGTATACACGCAAGTACAATAAAATACGTGTGGAAAGAATGTTAGAGATAGGAATTACGTACTTTATGCTTATTTTTTGCATATTACCAAAGTGCAATTTCAGTACAAATTTGTGTGTGTATTTTTAAAGCTTTCAATTACTTTCAAGGATAATACCAATGGCACTAATTcattttgttagaaactttagtatTTTGATTATGTTTATGTTTTTTTCATTTTTCGTTGAGGATAATATCTATGGCAATAATTAGTTTCTTCTTAGGAAACTATTTTCTTTTAAGTTCCACTGTTATAGGATTATTTTTACCGatttgctaagtctcagtcgattgagacttcgttatgtctcagtcgatgctatCTTCCTTTCATTTTACATGGAGATTCGAACaacttttttcagtttttttttcttcttaCATACTATATCACTTGActaagacttggttaagtctctgtcgactgagacctagccacacccatTATAAAACCCCCCAATTTTAGTGCAAATAttgttattttattttaattttccgtttcattcttcttaaagggtaacaacaaggccactaattcattcttcctttgAAACTTAATTATTTTGAGTAATACTAATTTCACTAATTCATTCACAGGCGGCCGCCCGGGGCAGAGCTAGTGGCGGCGACGGTCCAAATCCGGCAGCGGCGACGGACGGGTGGGATGTGGCACTGGCGGCGCCCGGGGCGGAGCCAGTGGGGGGACACgagctggtggtggcggcggcccaAATTCGGTTGTGGTGGATTCTGGGCTGGAGTGTTGTGATGGGACCACGTATTCTTACTCGTCTTGGTCCGGTTTACAGGAGTAAACTCAAAATTTTACTCATGTaagctcccccctcccccccgcgcgCGTCGTCTCCTTCGAGGCGACTCGggggccaaccctagccgccgccacctagtccccccgcccccctccctccctccgccgccgccagagaTGGCCAGCGGCGCGGCCGCTCGGCACCCATGAAGGGGGCGGCGGGGACTTTGGCGGATCCACTTTGCGTGGAGAGCCTCGGCatccggggcggcggcctcgggcggcggccaGCGGCGTGGCCTGTGCGGCGGGCGGCGCCGCAGGGTGCAGGTGGGTCGCCTCCCCGGTCGTGCGGGCGGCATGGAGGTGGCGGGCGTCGGCGGCTGCAGCAGCTCCTTGTAGGCCGGCTGTACCTTGGAGAATCGGCGTCCTCATCCTCGATCTGCTCCGATCCGCGCCGCCCCCTGTCCCTGGTGGCTCTGGCCGCCGTTTTCTGGATGCCGGTTGTGCATATCTGGTGGTTGGGTGCGGatccgggggaaacccctggccggCGCGGCAGCCACATTGAAGATGTCGCCTTTGGGCGTCGTTCTCCTTGCTGAAGGCTTCGGTGGGCTTCCTTCACCTCCCACCCCACCCAGCAGCTCAGATGAAAGCCTCAGTTCCTCATTTCATGGCGACGACGGCACCTTGGTGGCGTGAACATTCCTGAAGGCGTCGTCAGGGAAGTGCTCAAGTGGTGGTGGAGTCGGTGGTGGTTCGACGGCGGATTGTATTGGcctgatcttcatcttcggcaactTGCTCGGGTCCAGGTGTGGAGGGCTTCAGCCGCTGGTGCGAGGGGATCGGGGTCCCTCTCTCGTGCCATGGGCTATGGTGCCTCCTATCCTTGACCGATGCGTGGTGCTGCATACTCTTGGCCTTCTCCGGGGTTTTCAGCGCCTTCGTCTTGACAACTCTCGTCCGGTGCTCTGCCTTGCTGCTGCCGGCAACGGTGACTGGGTGTTCGGCTCCCCATTTCGTGTGGGTTTGTTCCTGGTGCCTCTCCTTCGGTTGCTTGGGAATGCTGATCTGGGTTCTAGGGTGAAGCACTCCGCAGGCCGCCGGTGCGGCACCTGTCGAGCCCGGGTGAAAGGGTAGGGGCCCTTTGCGGAGGCGGAGTCAGGTCATGTGTTGCCCCTATTTTCCTTTTGATGGCAATCAGTGACACAAAACATGCACGGTGGTGCCTTCCTCCCATAGCCTTAGTAGGTTAGCTGGTTTCGGCTTAGCGGCGTTCAATGTCATTCTATGCCTTCGAGTTGTTCTACTGAGCACAATGTATCTTTATTTCCGCTCTTTGTTTTCTTGTTGTAAGTGGCAGtcctgtaatcctggccggttgatggctttgttaatttaaaatcaggctcttcttgagccttcgttctaaaaaagaTTTTTAGGGTATCGGCTAGAGATGCCCTTAGGTGGAGAGGCGGTGTGAAACAGAATACAAGATCACAAACAAGTAAAGACGTgcgtatgtgtatgtatgtggtaGCTAGCTGGTGTAGCATGGGGCATGCCGTGTGCATGTGGTACGTCGACGTACGGGTCATTACCAAACCACATGCGACATCGTGTAGGTACGTACCGTAGAATTTTGAAGTATTACATAGAACGTGCATGTGTATGTCTAAGTTATACTCAATGTTGTAGTACGTCGTATGGTATATTATTATGATCTTACTTTAAATTTGGAGTATTAACTGCCTGTGATACATGTCAGTTGATGCATGCCCCTTCCccaaaaaataataaaaactaGTACAGTACAAATCACACATAAAACATCGCCGCAGCACCAGCAACCAGCAGAGCCGCGAGGCCATTTCCGGTCGCCATGCTCGTCAGGCTCAATCTTCTCGCCGGCGCCGAGTTGAAGAACAACGGTCCGTTATTGTAGCCGAGCCCACCGTTGTACCCGAAACCTCCGCAGCATCCGAAGCCGCCCTGGCCACCGTTGAACCCGCTGCTGCCGAAGCCAAGGCCTTCTGCGCTGGGAAGAGTCTCGGGGACCGGCACCGGCAGCGCCGACACCACCTCCGCTGCCGGCTCGACCACGTCTGGTGGCGCCAACGGGATCTTGTTGGACGTCATGGCCGTGGCTTGCGTTGTCGCTGCACCGGCTGCAGGTACGGCGACTGTTGAACTTACCGGCGCACTTGCAGCAGCTCGGACGGGTGCGTTGTCTCCCCTTGCCGCTGCTGGGGACATCGTTGGCACCGTCGTGTCCGCGGAGCACGGCGTCCACGCCGTCGCCATGACGAGTGCGAGCACTGCGAGGATCCGTGGGTACATGAGCTTGCGTGCCATCGTGGAGGGATGTGGGTTGGTGATGGGGAAGAAGATGTTAGTGTGCTGATAATTTATAGTGTGAAGTTGGTGGGAAAATAGATGTGACAAGAGTACGTGGGGGTGGATAGGCGGCTCCATCTAACACGATCACTTTAGAATGCTTGGCTCGTGCATGTCAAAATTCAGCGGAGAAAGCGGTCTCGTGGCAGTCAATTCACTTCACTACAAGTACGTCTTCGTCTTAGCCTTTTTCATCCGTGTCTGTATGTTGGTGAGCAAATCCGAGAAAGAAAATACATGCTTACCTACCAGCACGACCAAGTTATTTTTTCCGTGGATGGCAGATGGGGTTTGTTGGTAACAGATGTATCTGCGCATGCATGGTTGCGTCTATGATTCAGTGGTGTAAAAAGAGCTTTAGCTCGGCGGTTAGGCAGAAGGTGGTGCAGCTTAATCACCCGGGTTTAATTTCTAAAATTAACAGGTGATACACAACCTAATTACCACTCATCAGGACACAATATTGGTACTCATAAAAATATTTTTTGAGGATCATGGTGGGTGTGCGGTGGGTCTGCACTACAAGATAAAAATCATGACACTCATACAGAAAAGACGGTGTGCATCAATGTTAAGAGCAAAGGCTGGGTGAAGTAAAATTTTCTCctaaactttttttttgaattttcaacggggggggggggggggggggggggggggggagaagagatCCTCCTCACCTGAATTGTATTCATTTGTTGCCTATAGGCTTTGCAGCCTAATACAAGATAGGGTTCAAGTGAACCAGAAGTACAGGGGCACAGACGGGgagaaataaagcaaaaacaacacACAAACAACACATGGTGAGGGGGGACACAACACAACAAGAGGGCACCACGGATGCTCGAACTGCAGCGGCGAGCCGAGACTAAATCAAGACTGCACAACGCCGTGACACCACCTGTGTCATGGGGTACATTCGAACGGTCACGCCGAGCCGAAACGACGCCACGGCACCCGTGTGTCACCGGCGTAGTCGGAGGGCATCACCAAGCATAGAACTCCACAGAGCAGACCCAAAACATCACAACAAGGGGGCACCACCAGCGCTCGAACTGCAGCGGTGAGTCAAGACTAAACCGTGACACTGCACCGTCGATGCAATCGAAAAGCACCGGAGCAACCAAGACTGCACAACGCCGCGACACCACCTGTGTCATGGGGCACATTCGAACAGTCACGCCGGGCCGAGACGACGCCACGACACCTGTGTGCCACCGGCATAGTCGAAGGGCATCACCAAGCATAGAACTCCACTGAGCACACCCAAAACATCACAAGACCGGGGATGAAGACAACACCATCAAGATGGAAACGACAGGGAGCGTCGCCGCTGTCTCGGCCAGCAGCAGGCCGACCAAGGATTTCTCCCCATCCCCAAACACATCCTCCACGCGACAAGTCACAGAGCAGCCGCCAATAGTGCGGGATAGCGCTGAAGATGGACGGCCCCAGATCCAGATGAATCCGATCGGCGGAGCGACGCCGGCAGGCACCCTTGACGCCGAGGGCACCGGTGAGGACCACCGGTGCGGCGCCCCCAGCGGGAAAAGCCACGAACAGCAGCAGCCCACCGGGGGAACTGGGAGGTGGAGGGCTCCAGAGCACAGGAGCCACGACGCCACCTTCGTTGGCGAGTACGCGTAGAAGCACGACGACGATGGGCGGTGGAGGCGAGAGACGTGGCAGTTTGGAACTGCCGGAAGGCGGGAGGCGGAGCGTCCGACAGACAGGCAGCCGACGACGGCGAGCGGTTGAGGGTGGGGAGGCGGCGGAAGCCGGCGCAAGGCACGGAGCAGGGAAGCGGGGCGCAGCGCCCAGCCCAGCAGAACGGCGGGATGGAGCCGCCACCAAGGCAGCCACGAGGCCCTGCCATGGGAGCCGCCCCGAGGGCGCCGGAAGCCCCATCCGCGGCGCGCCGGCCGAATCTAGAAGGAGGGCGCCGGGCGACGCCAGGGGAGCGGGCCAGAGGAAGCACGAGGCAGATCCGGCGCCCCCGACGCGGATGAGGGGAGGGGGCAGCAGGAGCGCCAGATCTGGCGCAGCAGCAGGACCTCCCAGACGCCAAGCGCTGGAAGCAGGGGTCAACTgagacgccccgccgccaccttcctgggAGCAGGCACGGGCTTCGCCGGccgctcctccggcggcggcgaggtgcggggTCGGGGTGGGAGGGGCTGCGGTGGTGTGGGCTAGTGCCCCCCCGCCGCCGGCACGAAGGGCGACGCGGGGGAGGGGAGTTTTCCAGGAGCTGCCGCCCGCCCAAGATCTTCTCCTAAACTTTAATGTTCTCGATGCGGTGCTGGTAAGCATGCCATGAAGAAGGAGACGAAAAACAATGTAATGCATCCCTGGTCGCTTGGGCGACTCTTGAGGCACCCGCCGCCGCCAACAGAAAACTACAATGTGAAGTCACACCTCCCCTCGCTACCACAGGAGGGTGCTGCCACTGGCGGACAGCGGCAACGTGGCGCGCTCATCTTCTTTGTTTTCCTTGATCCTCCATCATCCTATGATCCCCATGTAGCCCAGGTCGCCTCCCATTATCGACCTGGTTCGTGATTCCCCAGCTGCACCCCCGTGAGGTTTCCTCGCCGCCGCCATCAGCGGTTTTGCGGAATCGGCCAGAGCTGTGCGCGGCTCAGGTGCGGCTGCTCCAGTGTGTGATGCTAGGCGTTGGGTGCTGTCGAGGGGCGCTTCTTTGGAGATGGGTGACAGGTCATGGGTGTTGCTGTAACGAGGGCTGTGGCACTCCGATTCTTTGCTAGCGGACTGATCTTCCTTTTATTCTCTAGATTCTGCCATGTCGACACGTGGGCTGACGGGCCTGGGCTAGGATATCTTTGGTGAGGTGCTCCACTGTCGGTGTTGCTCTGTGTGATGTCAACTCAGGCATCCGCCCGCTACGGATTGTGATGTCCATCAAAAGGTCTTTACGAGGGCTACTCTCTCCAGATCCATCGGTTGCCTTCGGCAATGAGATGCAATATATGGACGATGAGTTGACACGGAGGGGTAGTTGTGTAGTGGTGGCAGTAGCTTTTCTAGCCCCGTGCCATTTAGCTGCTAGGCAATCGCGGAAAAGTGGTAGGGACAACCCATGATTGGCTCTGATGGTGGTCACTTTTCAATTACCGGTCTCAAGCTTTAGGGTGAACACCTAGGTCTTGCCTGAGTTGGTTATACCTGACGTGGTTACCTTCTTAAAGGCATTGTTGGGGTATGCTAGGAGTGGTTCtttagggtgaaaacctagattctggaC encodes the following:
- the LOC123106353 gene encoding translation initiation factor IF-2-like, giving the protein MARNRMYPWSLALVALVLATSWMCSLQPCSADTMVPQPTTTAASADNVPVRAAASVPLGSPAPTPAATPATPPMATASKKIPLPVPVPETLPGAEGLGFGGGYGGQTVPGGGLGGFNGDQGFFGGCCGGFGYNGGPGYNNGPLFFNSVPATRLRLRMVATGNGFAPLLVAGAAAMFYA
- the LOC123106354 gene encoding translation initiation factor IF-2-like encodes the protein MARKLMYPRILAVLALVMATAWTPCSADTTVPTMSPAAARGDNAPVRAAASAPVSSTVAVPAAGAATTQATAMTSNKIPLAPPDVVEPAAEVVSALPVPVPETLPSAEGLGFGSSGFNGGQGGFGCCGGFGYNGGLGYNNGPLFFNSAPARRLSLTSMATGNGLAALLVAGAAAMFYV